A region from the Vicia villosa cultivar HV-30 ecotype Madison, WI linkage group LG3, Vvil1.0, whole genome shotgun sequence genome encodes:
- the LOC131658039 gene encoding uncharacterized protein LOC131658039: MARPLEKISDINDEKELWKVAVKIHHKWSVISNNKEHFEMVVYDSEGSDIHVIVPPIYRQNFDSLFVVNDTYTIANFQVQLNDLLFKPSAHKYLLKFTGGTKVGDRNVHQIQEKACRLTPFLDILTGKWNKDQLLDVIGVVDEIGYTQVQVGSKKQQVNFVIRDLSNNTITVTLWEAYAVQFINYVEQQVDTAIPVVIMIQYAKVKEAFGINYSHTGSYGS, translated from the exons ATGGCACGACCGTTGGAAAAGATCTCTGATATTAACGATGAAAAGGAACTTTGGAAAGTTGCTGTTAAAATACATCACAAATGGAGTGTCATCTCTAACAACAAAGAACATTTCGAGATGGTTGTTTATGATTCTGAG ggaAGTGATATTCATGTTATCGTACCTCCCATTTATAGGCAGAATTTTGATTCGCTGTTTGTTGTTAATGATACTTACACTATTGCAAACTTCCAAGTTCAGCTGAATGATCTGCTGTTCAAACCTTCTGCTCACAAGTACCTCCTTAAATTTACTGGTGGGACAAAAGTTGGGGATAGAAATGTACATCAGATTCAGGAAAAGGCTTGCAGGCTCACTCCTTTCCTTGATATTTTAACTGGGAAATGGAATAAAGATCAACTTTTAG ATGTTATCGGAGTGGTTGATGAAATTGGGTACACACAGGTCCAGGTGGGAAGTAAAAAGCAACAGGTCAACTTTGTCATTCGCGACTTGAG CAACAACACTATAACGGTTACGTTATGGGAGGCGTACGCGGTGCAGTTTATCAACTACGTTGAACAGCAGGTCGATACTGCAATTCCTGTTGTGATTATGATTCAATATGCCAAAGTCAAAGAAGCTTTTGGTATAAATTACTCCCATACTGGTTCATACGGTTCATAA
- the LOC131658040 gene encoding uncharacterized protein LOC131658040: protein MTLKLPFSGYKLRYKIEVGVLHAGTKCKFVLWDKESEELLEVSAAHMRETMFQAGIFDPLDFPLALDKLLDQELAFKVKWKPDWSNCSVIMLVKEKPIVDQLKAEWVDATTVNTQQLSAPVNHIKESVDEAVPLDDSDIVTDPEITSKLHSEPLTPTAKRQSPDPSIESTGHTTHSEGDLSSTKLKKPTRIIRKLVNIEK from the exons ATGACACTGAAACTGCCATTTTCAG GCTACAAGCTTAGGTATAAAATAGAGGTGGGTGTTCTTCATGCTGGTACAAAATGCAAGTTTGTTTTGTGGGACAAGGAGAGTGAAGAACTATTGGAAGTCTCGGCTGCTCATATGCGCGAAACCATGTTTCAG gCTGGAATATTTGATCCCCTCGATTTTCCACTGGCACTTGACAAGCTCCTGGATCAGGAGCTTGCCTTCAAAGTCAAGTGGAAACCAGATTGGTCTAATTGCTCGGTCATCATGTTAGTGAAAGAGAAACCTATTGTGGATCAACTAAAAGCTGAATGGGTGGATGCAACTACAGTTAATACACAACAGCTTTCCGCCCCTGTGAACCAT ATCAAAGAGAGTGTTGATGAGGCTGTTCCTCTTGATGATTCAGACATTGTTACG GATCCTGAAATAACTTCCAAATTGCACAGTGAACCACTCACACCTACGGCTAAAAGACAGAGCCCCGATCCATCCATTGAATCTACAGGTCATACAACACACAGCGAAGGAGATTTGTCTTCCACTAAACTTAAGAAACCGACCAGAATCATTAGGAAATTGGTGAATATTGAAAAATAG
- the LOC131658041 gene encoding uncharacterized protein LOC131658041, producing the protein MDGNSFNGHDSTTTLARKRRRLLLSKKKLSNLGQNKENEPTSTPTAGTLPGCSRDTATRYPLQSTNSNDSHTLPSQWHLDILQNKKRSRIIAANRVNLFNRFNNADTSPSFHVGESSNISKRQRFTQKQLLITTPAALNNPHTPPDITNPHYGSYPNPNVSRTSYSSDDSNGDSEDCDSFGHNSDSDDSMEPHDILDQHNQSYSDIGDPVWECLICQACMWSGKIVLPYMKQPPLLLEKLLHHKTDPESKNFQANIRTYNAMFSFTSPGMKFDTTIPKGGGPPTMRLHGQTCHRIGSLVPLQGALPQYAQLYIYDTDHEITNRMRCFKDNTSIETAIVAKLKRMLDDNNVLVKAFRMARDMFKANPYVELRLKLISDRHDDGRVYNMPTVAEVAALIVGDVDTGEMRDLVVQYRSGKLQRIDEFNPSYLSYQYPLIFCYGEDGYRNNILHKYRDETTVTRKNRQSIKDWLCFRLQERTDEPKTLLYSRKLFQQFLVDGYAMMESERLNWLRNNQSKLRVGKYNNLQQRCDQGEKNPGNKQGKRVVVPSSFVGSKRYMDQLYFDGMAISSRLGFPDLFITFTCNPNWPEITRLLSPKNLKPHDRPDIVAKVFNIKFKELMVDLTKKHILGKVMAFMYTIEFQKRGLPHAHILIFLHPQSKYPTPSDIDNIICTEIPDPEIHPALYALVKSHMIHGPCGLSRPDSRCMRNR; encoded by the exons ATGGATGGTAACTCCTTTAATGGACATGATTCCACAACAACTCTTGCAAGAAAAAGGAGGAGGCTTTTGTTGTCAAAAAAGAAACTCTCTAACCTGGGCCAGAACAAAGAAAACGAACCAACATCAACACCTACTGCTGGGACATTGCCCGGCTGTTCCAGGGACACTGCAACAAGATATCCTCTCCAGTCCACTAACTCTAACGACTCCCACACTCTACCATCTCAGTGGCATTTGGACATTTTGCAAAACAAAAAAAGATCAAGAATTATTGCTGCCAATAGGGTGAATCTGTTCAACCGTTTCAACAATGCAGACACTTCTCCATCGTTCCATGTAGGTGAATCATCAAACATCAGCAAGCGGCAAAGATTCACCCAAAAACAACTACTCATTACAACCCCTGCTGCTCTTAACAATCCCCACACTCCTCCTGATATAACAAATCCACATTATGGTtcctatcctaatcctaatgtaagtAGAACAAGTTATTCCTCCGATGATTCCAATGGAGATTCTGAAGATTGCGACTCATTTGGACACAACTCTGATTCAGATGATTCCATGGAACCTCATGATATTCTTGATCAACACAACCAGT CTTATTCTGACATTGGTGACCCGGTGTGGGAATGTTTAATTTGCCAAGCTTGCATGTG GAGCGGTAAAATTGTTTTACCATACATGAAACAACCACCTTTACTGTTAGAAAAGTTACTTCATCACAAAACTGATCCTGAGAGCAAGAACTTTCAGGCCAATATAAGAACATACAATGCAATGTTTTCTTTTACATCTCCGGGGATGAAATTTGACACCACCATTCCCAAGGGAGGAGGTCCTCCAACGATGCGCCTTCACGGTCAAACATGTCACCGGATAGGCAGTCTTGTACCACTGCAGGGTGCACTACCACAATATGCCCAATTGTACATTTACGACACTGACCACGAAATTACAAATAGAATGCGTTGTTTCAA GGACAATACATCTATTGAAACAGCTATTGTAGCTAAGTTAAAGAGGATGTTGGATGATAACAATGTTCTTGTGAAAGCATTTAGAATGGCACGTGATATGTTTAAGGCCAATCCATACGTCGAATTAAGGCTGAAACTTATCAGTGATAGACATGACGATGGTCGTGTGTATAATATGCCGACTGTTGCGGAGGTTGCTGCCCTTATTGTTGGAGATGTTGACACAGGTGAAATGAGAGACCTTGTGGTCCAATACCGGAGTGGTAAATTACAAAGAATTGATGAATTCAATCCAAGTTATCTTTCATATCAATACCCATTGATTTTTTGCTACGGTGAAGACGGTTACCGGAATAATATCCTTCACAAGTATCGAGATGAGACAACTGTTACAAGGAAGAATAGGCAATCTATCAAGGATTGGCTGTGTTTTCGTCTCCAAGAACGCACAGATGAACCTAAAACATTATTGTACTCAAGGAAACTTTTTCAACAATTTTTGGTTGATGGTTACGCTATGATGGAATCAGAACGTCTCAATTGGCTACGAAATAATCAATCAAAGTTAAGGGTCGGAAAATACAATAATTTGCAACAAAGGTGTGACCAGGGAGAAAAGAATCCAGGTAACAAACAAGGTAAACGTGTTGTTGTACCTTCTTCTTTTGTGGGAAGCAAACGGTACATGGATCAACTGTACTTCGATGGTATGGCCATTTCAAGCAGATTGGGGTTCCCAGATTTGTTTATCACGTTCACATGCAACCCAAATTGGCCTGAGATTACACGGTTGCTGTCCCCGAAAAACTTAAAACCCCATGATAGGCCAGACATTGTTGCTAAAGTTTTCAACATCAAGTTTAAAGAGCTTATGGTTGACCTAACAAAAAAACATATTCTTGGAAAAGTTATGGCAT TTATGTATACAATTGAGTTTCAAAAGCGAGGCTTACCCCATGCACACATTTTGATCTTCTTGCACCCCCAAAGCAAGTATCCAACTCCGTCCGACATTGATAACATAATTTGCACAGAGATTCCTGATCCTGAAATTCATCCTGCTTTATACGCACTGGTGAAATCCCATATGATTCATGGACCGTGCGGTCTTTCGCGGCCTGATTCACGCTGTATGAGAAATCGGTAA
- the LOC131658042 gene encoding uncharacterized protein LOC131658042 codes for MEWCNQCTSIKYLFKYIHKGYDRIGASVVASKANTGQQHECVDEIKQYLDCRYVSPSEACWRIFSYKVHGRKPAVERMFFHLIGEKAVYYKDCEQMEHVLESASVTESMFTSWLVANATYAEARSLTYGEFVTKFVYVKRNRMWKPRKRGFTIGHLVWVPPTTGELFYLRMMLTVAKGPTCYEDIRRVGETQYDTFREACFAMGFLDDDREYICALKEASAWGTGHYLRKLFVVMFLSGAVNRPAHVWKESWILLADGLLYEQKQIANNPGTELCQIEKMLQLNHRTLHDFKPIPYPNDYVIQQLGNRLIYDERQYNIQDMKVEFDKLFKCLTDEQRKIFDQIMDAVNKQQGGVFFLHGYGGTGKTYMWRTLASALRSKHEICLTVATSGIASLLLPGGRTAHSKFKLPVPCVENSTCKINFNDPSAGLLREAKLIIWDEAPMAHKYCFETLDRTLKDVMSNYGNSDTIFGGKVVIFGGDFRQILPVVPGGSRSDIVHSTINASYIWHYVKVLNLTKNMRLSSGPTEQDKKEIADFSDWLLKIGEGRISEPNDGYANIDIPPELLITDFDDPIQAIVESTYPDFLNCYQSTDYLKNRAILASTLDIVDNINDHILAIMPGEIRDYYSSNSVDRSEIHDSNILQVLSPKFLSSLRTSGLPNHHLKLKVGTPIMLMRNIDQSQGLCNGTRLIITNMAAHVLEAKLMGDNNNGKVIYIPRMDMSLSQSPWPFKLSRRQFPVIVAYAMTINKSQGQSLDWVGLYIPRDVFTHGQIYVAVSRVTTKRGIKILIHDDKNIPKLSTCNVVYKEVFNNI; via the exons ATGGAATGGTGTAACCAATGCACTTCTATCAAGTATCTATTCAAATACATTCACAAAGGATATGACAGAATTGGTGCAAGTGTGGTTGCTTCTAAGGCAAACACCGGACAACAACATGAATGTGTAGATGAGATCAAACAATATCTCGATTGTAGGTATGTTTCTCCGAGTGAGGCGTGTTGGCGAATATTTTCATACAAGGTTCATGGAAGGAAACCTGCTGTTGAGCGAATGTTTTTCCATCTCATCGGTGAAAAGGCTGTCTATTATAAAGATTGTGAACAAATGGAGCATGTATTAGAAAGTGCAAGCGTAACAGAATCCATGTTCACGTCTTGGCTTGTAGCAAATGCAACATATGCGGAAGCCCGGTCATTGACATATGGTGAATTTGTTACAAAGTTTGTTTATGTTAAGAGAAACAGAATGTGGAAGCCACGTAAAAGAGGGTTCACTATCGGACATTTGGTGTGGGTTCCACCGACAACCGGTGAACTTTTCTATTTGAGGATGATGTTGACGGTGGCTAAGGGCCCAACTTGCTATGAAGATATCAGGAGGGTCGGTGAAACACAATATGACACCTTTAGAGAAGCATGCTTTGCTATGGGATTCTTAGATGACGATCGAGAATACATATGTGCGTTAAAGGAGGCAAGCGCTTGGGGGACAGGTCATTATCTTAGAAAGCTGTTTGTTGTTATGTTTTTATCAGGTGCTGTAAACCGTCCTGCCCATGTATGGAAGGAATCATGGATTCTATTAGCCGATGGTCTCTTGTACGAACAAAAACAAATTGCCAACAATCCAGGTACAGAACTTTGTC AGATTGAAAAAATGCTGCAACTTAACCATCGCACCCTGCATGATTTCAAGCCCATACCTTATCCGAATGACTATGTTATTCAACAACTAGGAAACCGGCTTATTTACGATGAAAGACAGTACAATATCCAGGACATGAAGGTGGAATTTGATAAGCTATTCAAGTGTCTCACTG ACGAACAGAGGAAGATTTTCGACCAAATCATGGATGCCGTCAACAAACAACAAGGTGGTGTCTTCTTCCTGCACGGTTACGGCGGAACCGGTAAGACATATATGTGGAGAACACTTGCAAGTGCATTGAGATCTAAGCATGAGATTTGTCTAACTGTTGCAACAAGTGGGATAGCATCTCTTTTGTTGCCAGGGGGTCGTACAGCTCATTCCAAGTTCAAGTTGCCAGTTCCATGTGTTGAGAACTCGacttgcaaaattaatttcaatgacCCTAGCGCTGGTCTTCTAAGGGAGGCAAAGCTGATTATATGGGACGAGGCCCCAATGGCACACAAATATTGTTTTGAAACGCTGGACAGGACTTTGAAGGATGTCATGAGTAATTACGGTAACTCCGATACTATTTTCGGAGGCAAGGTTGTGATTTTTGGTGGGGATTTTCGTCAGATATTACCCGTTGTACCTGGAGGAAGTCGTTCTGACATTGTCCATTCAACAATTAACGCTTCCTACATTTGGCATTATGTTAAAGTATTGAATTTGACCAAAAACATGCGTCTATCCTCCGGACCAACTGAGCAAGATAAAAAGGAAATTGCGGATTTCTCTGATTGGCTTTTAAAGATAGGAGAGGGACGAATTTCTGAACCTAACGACGGTTATGCTAACATTGACATACCACCCGAACTTTTAATTACAGACTTCGATGACCCTATTCAAGCTATAGTGGAGAGTACGTATCCTGATTTCTTAAATTGTTACCAATCGACTGATTATCTAAAAAATAGGGCCATTCTTGCTTCCACTTTGGACATTGTTGACAATATCAATGACCATATCCTTGCCATTATGCCAG GGGAAATAAGAGATTACTACAGCTCTAACTCAGTGGATCGATCAGAAATCCATGACAGCAATATTCTTCAGGTCCTTAGCCCAAAATTCCTCAGCTCCTTAAGAACTTCTGGCCTACCCAACCATCACTTAAAGTTAAAGGTTGGAACACCAATCATGCTTATGCGAAACATTGATCAATCCCAAGGTCTGTGTAATGGGACAAGGCTTATAATAACTAATATGGCTGCTCATGTGCTTGAGGCCAAATTGATGGGTGATAACAATAATGGGAAAGTTATATACATCCCGCGAATGGATATGTCCCTGTCTCAATCACCTTGGCCATTCAAGTTATCAAGACGACAATTTCCTGTTATTGTAGCCTACGCCATGACCATTAACAAATCTCAAGGCCAATCGTTGGATTGGGTTGGACTCTATATACCTCGAGATGTTTTCACACATGGACAGATTTATGTTGCCGTTTCACGAGTTACAACTAAAAGAGGTATCAAGATATTGATACATGATGATAAAAACATCCCAAAGCTTTCAACATGTAATGTTGTATATAAGGAGGTTTTTAACAACATATAG